CGTCCAGCCAGCCGTTGGTGCATCCCGCTGGCACTACCCGTCTCCTGTGGACGGTTCTGGCCGCCGTCGCCGTGCTCACGCTGCTGGCCTATCTCGTCGCCTTTGACCAGGGGGCGGTCTCGCGCAGCGGGATGTACCTGCACGAGCTGATGCACGACGGCCGGCACCTGCTCGGTGTCCCGTGCCACTGACCGCCACCAGGGCCGCGCCCACGTTCGTCAGCGTTCTCCTTCGCGGGCTGCTCGCCGGCCTGGCCGCGGGTCTGCTCGCCGGAACGTTCGCCTACGTCGCCGGTGAACCACACGTCGAGGGGGCCATCGCCATCGAGCAGGCCGCGGCGCACGCCGAGCCCGCCGGTGGCGGACACGATCACGAGGATGCCCTGGTCAGCAGGTCTGGCCAGCGTGGCGGCCTGTTCCTGGCCACCGGTCTGTTCGGCGCCGCGATGGGTGGCCTGCTGGCCACCGCGTACGTCCTGCTGTGTCGCCGGCGGCGGGCCTACGACGACGGACGGTCGGGTCTGCTGCTGGCCGGTGCTGCGCTGCTCGGCGTGGTGATCGTGCCGTTCATCAAGTACCCGGCCAATCCCCCGGCCGTCGGTGACCCGGCCACCATCGACCAGCGCACCGGCACCTACCTGCTGATGGTGGTGCTCGGCCTGGTGGCCGTCTGGGCCGGCTCGCTGGGCTACCGAGCGCTCGGCGACGGGGCGCCACAGTGGCTTCGGGCCACCACGGCCCTCGGCGGATTCCTGCTGGTCACCGCGGTGTCCTACGTGGTGCTGCCGTCGTTCCAGGAGGTCCCGGACGACTTTCCCGCCGCCCTGCTGTGGGACTTCCGACTGGCCTCCCTCGGCACCCAGGTGGTGCTCTGGACCGGAATCGGCCTGCTGTTCGCGGCCCTGATGAACCACGAACGGCGTCGCGGAACCGCCAGCGCACCCCTGAGCACGTGACCGCCACCAGCCTGCGGCTGGTTGCCCACGGTCACACCGCCGCCCTGCGGCGGGCCCGGTTCGGCGGGAAGAACGACAGCCTGGACGAGGGCGGCCTGCGAGCCGCCCTCGCCCTGGCCTCCGCCGCGCCGGGCCAGCGGTCGATCCTGGGCGCCACCGACGTCTGCCTGTCCAGTCCAGCGGCGGCGGCCACCCAGACCGCGCACGCCCTCGGCCTGACGCCCACCATCGAAGCGGCGCTGGCCGACTGCGACTACGGACACTGGTCCGGACGGCTGCTGGAGGAGGTCGGCACCGAGCAGCCCCAGGCGCTGCGCGAGTGGCTGTCCGCACCGGACGCCGCGCCGCACGGAGGGGAATCAGTCCTGTCGCTGCGGGACCGGGTCGGCCGCTGGCTGGACGGGCAGCGCGGCCGTGGCCAGCGGATCACCGCCGTCACCCACCCGATCGTGCTCCGGGTTGCGATCGTCCACGCCCTCGATCTGCCGTTGGCGACGTTCCGGCAACTGGACGTCGAGCCGCTGGCGATCGTCCGGCTCACCGGCGACGGGTCACGGTGGCGGCTACGACTGGGCGCGCCGCCGGCGTGCGGGACACCGAACGTCGGTGCGGACCACCAACCTACGACCGCGAAGCGACCGGCATGAGAGGCGGGACCGCGCGTCAGGAGTCGGAGCGCCCGATCCTGACGGCGACGCCGTCGAGGATCAACTCCAGTCCGAGCGTGAAGTCCGCGTCAGCGATCGTCGCGTCAGGGGTGTCGGACGGCGGCGCCTCGAACAGCGTCGAGGAGAACAGCCGGGCTGTCTCGGGGAAGCGCTCGGGTTCGACGAGACGCACCAGCGCGCGGCCGTAGTCGCGCTCGGCGTCGGCCTGCCCCTGGCCTTCGGCCCTGCCCTCGGCGAGGTCGCTGTACTGCCGTACGGACTGGACCACGTAGCCGTTGATCAGCGACAGGACGCCGATCTTGTGTGCCCAGTCGAGCCGGGTACGGGACATGACCGCCAGCCCGGTCTCCATCCAGGCGATCTGATTCGGGCCGGAGGGCGGTCCGGAGGTGGGCACGCGTGTCAGCCACGGCCGACGCTGGAACACCGCGCGTTGCGCGAAGGCCCAACCGCTCAGCCCGTCCCGCCAGTCGTCGGTGCGGGGGTCCGGCGGTACGCCCATGGCGGCGTCGGCCATGAGCGTGAGCAACTCGTCCTTGGAGCCGACGTACCGGTAGAGCGACATTCCGGTGAAGCCGAGGACCTTGGCAACCTTGGGAAGCGTCACGCCGCCGAGCCCGTCGCGGTCGGCGATATCCACCGCCGCAGCGACGACCCGATTGACGTCGAGGGCTGCCGGCCGCCCGAGCCGCGACGACTCGGACATGCCCCACAGCCGGCGCAGCCGAGCCGGAACGAAGTCGTCGCTGGTCATGGCCCCCTCGTTCGCCTCCGGAATTCAGGGCTCATCATGCCAGACGGCATTAGTATGCCCGTGATACTTTCTCCGACATACTAAAGCCGGACGGGGAGAGGGACGACATGAGCATCGACACCGCACCACGCACATCGAGAGGGCCGGTGCTTCGCGCCGAACGCGCCCTCGCACCGGACCTGGCCCGCGGAGCGATGCTGCTGATCATCGCGTTGGCCAACGTCGCCGGAGTCGTCTTCGCTGGCGAGCCGGGCCTCGACAGCGCGCCGCAAGGTGTGGACCGCGGCCTCAACTTCCTGCTGTTCGAACTCGTCCACGCACGCGGCTACCCGGTCTTCGCCGTGATGTTCGGCTACGGACTCGTCCAGCTCGCCCGGCGCCAGGACGCCTCCGGCGCCACACGGCAGCAGGTCCGCTCCGTGCTGTTGCGCCGCAACCTGTGGCTCGTCGTCTTCGGGTTCGCGCACGCCGCTCTGCTCTACTACGGCGACTTCCTCGGCGCGTACGGGATCGTGGGGATCGTGATGACCCTGGCGCTGCTGCGCCGCGGTGACAGGTTCCACCGGATCGCGCTGGTGCTGTGGGCACTGGCGGTCGTGGAGATCCTGGTCCTCAGCGCCGTCGTGGTGAGCCGCATCGGGGGCCCGGGCGGATCGGCTCCGCTGCCGTCGGACCACGTCGACTCCCTCGCGGCGCCCGACTACGTCACGTCCATCCTGGACCGCCTCGCCGAGTGGCCGGCGCACACGCTGACCGTCTTGCCCTTCATCTTCATCACCTGGCTGGGCATGTGGGCGGCCCGCCGCCGCGTCCTCGAAGAGTTGGCCCGCCACCGGACCCTGCTCAGGTGGACCGCCGCCCTGGGACTGGGGATCGCCGTCGCCGGAGGTCTCCCGGCTGCCCTGGTCAGCGCCGGGTGGCTGCACGTCGACACGTCGACCGCCAGTCTGAGCCTCATGCTCCACGGCGCCAGCGGCATGTTCGCCGGCCCCGGCTACGTGGCCGTCTTCGGCCTGGTCGCCATGCGGGTCATCCGGCCCGGTCCCGTCGTCGGCGCGCTCTCCGCCCTGGGCCAGCGCTCCCTGTCGGGATACCTGTTCCAGTCGGTGGCCTGGCTGGTCCTCCTGGCACCCTTCACGCTCGCCCTCGGCGACCGTTTCGGCAGCCGTACCGTTGGCGGCCTGATCATCGCGGTCGTCGTCTGGCTGGTGACCGTGCTGATCGCCCGCCTGCTCGACAAGCGCGGGCGGCCCGGGCCCGCCGAGGTCGTCCTGCGCAGATTGACCTACGGGCCCCGGACCTAGGACCCAGGTGTACGACGCCCCTCCGGCTCACCGGCCGGAGGGGCGCGCGGTGCGCGCTGGAGTGGATCCCAGCGTGCACCGTACGGCGGTGCGGACTCGAATCACCTGCCACGCACAGGTTGTCCGACGCCGGACGGGCGGAAGCTGGTTGCGTCTGTTCGACCAGCCGGAGTTCGGGCAGTCGACCCGCCGAGGCACCCGCCCGGAAGAAGACAGGTATCAGAATGCGCAAGTGGCTGCCGCTGCTGACGGTCTGCCTGGGTACGCTCATGCTCCTGATCGACGTCACGATCGTGATCGTCGCCCTGCCCGACATGGTCGATGTCCTGGACGCGTCCTTCCGGGCATTGCAGTGGGTCATGGACGCCTACGCTCTCGCGCTGGGCGCACTGGTGCTCGGCGCCGGCTCGATCGCCGACCGGGTGGGCCACCGCCGGGCCTACGTCGTCGGGCTCGCGCTCTTCGCCGTCTCGTGGCTGATGTGTGGTCTCGCGCCGAACTCGGGCGCGTTGATCGCCGCGCGCGCCGTACAGGGCGTCGGCGCGGCGGCCATGTTCGCCACCACGTTCGCCCTGCTCAACAACGCCTACACCGGTCGCGACCGGGGAAGCGCCTACGGCATCTGGGGCGCGGTGTCGGGTGCCTCGGCCGCGCTGGGGCCGATCCTCGGCGGGTTGCTCACCGAGGGCGCGTCGTGGCGCTGGATCTTCCTCGTCAACCTGCCGGTCAGCGCCGCCGCCATCCTGCTGTGTCGCACGACGCTCACTGAAGCCCACGCGCCGGTACGCCGCAGGATCGACGTCCCTGGCATGGCGAGTTTCAGCGCCGCCGCGGCCTGCGCGACCTACGGACTCATCCGCGCGAACGAGGACGGTTGGTCCTCCGTCGGTGTCTGGTGGCTGCTGGTGGGCGCGGCGCTCCTGCTGGCCGGGTTCGTCGCGATCGAGGCCCGCACCCGACACGCCATGTTCGATCTCGCCCTCCTGCGCAACCGCTCGTTCGTCGCGGTGCTGCTCGCTGGGCTGCTGCTGACGTTCGCCGCTTTCACCACGTTCACCTACACCTCGATCTGGCTCCAGTCCGTGCTGGGAATGAGCCCGCTCGCGGCGGGGCTCACCGGCCTGCCGCTGTCCGTCACCGCGTTCGGCGTCTCGGCGGTGCTGGGGCGGGTGTTGCACGGCCGCCGGCCAGACCTGGTGATCGGCGCCGGGCTGCTGTTCGTCGGGCTCGGCAGCCTGCTCACGGCGGCGCTCCTGCGCGGTCCGGCCGGTTGGCCGTCGCTGCTGCCCGGGCTCGCTCTCGTCGGCGTCGGCGTCGGCCTCGCGACACCCATCCTCGGCTCGTTCTCCATGTCCCTGGTACCCGCCGACCGCGGAGGCATGGCGGCCGGAGCGGTCAACACCGCCCGCCAACTCGGCTTCGCCTTCGGCATCGCCGCGCTCGGCAGCGTGTTCACCACCCGCGCCCAGAGCATCCTGGCCGGACGTGACATTCCGGACCCGGGGCGCGTCGCGCACGCCATCGTCGGCGGGCAGACACCCGGCCTGCTGCGTGCCGCTCCGGCAGCCGGTCGGCAACTGCTGGACAGCGCGGCACACGCCGCCGGAGTGGCCGGCGTCCAGGCGACCTTCGCCGTGGCCGGAGCCGTCGGGGTCATCGCCGGCCTGCTCGTGACCGTCCTCATGCGACCCGGCAGACCACGCCCCGCTGCCTCGGCAGACCGTCCGCCCGTCGCGGAAGGAGCGGGCGCTGACGGTGGCCCCGGGCCCGGGAGTCCTGCCCGGTCCGGTACCGGCAGGTGGGCGACCTGGCCAGCACAGCGACGGTGAGCAGGCATGGTCACGGCCGGAACGGGAATCGGAGAACCGCCAGCAGGACTGACGGAGGAGACGCGCCATGACGGACCCACCGCGCACCGGGTCGACGGACGGCGGCTTCG
The nucleotide sequence above comes from Micromonospora sp. NBC_00389. Encoded proteins:
- a CDS encoding DUF418 domain-containing protein — encoded protein: MSIDTAPRTSRGPVLRAERALAPDLARGAMLLIIALANVAGVVFAGEPGLDSAPQGVDRGLNFLLFELVHARGYPVFAVMFGYGLVQLARRQDASGATRQQVRSVLLRRNLWLVVFGFAHAALLYYGDFLGAYGIVGIVMTLALLRRGDRFHRIALVLWALAVVEILVLSAVVVSRIGGPGGSAPLPSDHVDSLAAPDYVTSILDRLAEWPAHTLTVLPFIFITWLGMWAARRRVLEELARHRTLLRWTAALGLGIAVAGGLPAALVSAGWLHVDTSTASLSLMLHGASGMFAGPGYVAVFGLVAMRVIRPGPVVGALSALGQRSLSGYLFQSVAWLVLLAPFTLALGDRFGSRTVGGLIIAVVVWLVTVLIARLLDKRGRPGPAEVVLRRLTYGPRT
- a CDS encoding CbtA family protein yields the protein MPLTATRAAPTFVSVLLRGLLAGLAAGLLAGTFAYVAGEPHVEGAIAIEQAAAHAEPAGGGHDHEDALVSRSGQRGGLFLATGLFGAAMGGLLATAYVLLCRRRRAYDDGRSGLLLAGAALLGVVIVPFIKYPANPPAVGDPATIDQRTGTYLLMVVLGLVAVWAGSLGYRALGDGAPQWLRATTALGGFLLVTAVSYVVLPSFQEVPDDFPAALLWDFRLASLGTQVVLWTGIGLLFAALMNHERRRGTASAPLST
- a CDS encoding TetR/AcrR family transcriptional regulator codes for the protein MTSDDFVPARLRRLWGMSESSRLGRPAALDVNRVVAAAVDIADRDGLGGVTLPKVAKVLGFTGMSLYRYVGSKDELLTLMADAAMGVPPDPRTDDWRDGLSGWAFAQRAVFQRRPWLTRVPTSGPPSGPNQIAWMETGLAVMSRTRLDWAHKIGVLSLINGYVVQSVRQYSDLAEGRAEGQGQADAERDYGRALVRLVEPERFPETARLFSSTLFEAPPSDTPDATIADADFTLGLELILDGVAVRIGRSDS
- a CDS encoding CbtB domain-containing protein, with amino-acid sequence MSSSTSSQPLVHPAGTTRLLWTVLAAVAVLTLLAYLVAFDQGAVSRSGMYLHELMHDGRHLLGVPCH
- a CDS encoding histidine phosphatase family protein codes for the protein MTATSLRLVAHGHTAALRRARFGGKNDSLDEGGLRAALALASAAPGQRSILGATDVCLSSPAAAATQTAHALGLTPTIEAALADCDYGHWSGRLLEEVGTEQPQALREWLSAPDAAPHGGESVLSLRDRVGRWLDGQRGRGQRITAVTHPIVLRVAIVHALDLPLATFRQLDVEPLAIVRLTGDGSRWRLRLGAPPACGTPNVGADHQPTTAKRPA
- a CDS encoding MFS transporter encodes the protein MRKWLPLLTVCLGTLMLLIDVTIVIVALPDMVDVLDASFRALQWVMDAYALALGALVLGAGSIADRVGHRRAYVVGLALFAVSWLMCGLAPNSGALIAARAVQGVGAAAMFATTFALLNNAYTGRDRGSAYGIWGAVSGASAALGPILGGLLTEGASWRWIFLVNLPVSAAAILLCRTTLTEAHAPVRRRIDVPGMASFSAAAACATYGLIRANEDGWSSVGVWWLLVGAALLLAGFVAIEARTRHAMFDLALLRNRSFVAVLLAGLLLTFAAFTTFTYTSIWLQSVLGMSPLAAGLTGLPLSVTAFGVSAVLGRVLHGRRPDLVIGAGLLFVGLGSLLTAALLRGPAGWPSLLPGLALVGVGVGLATPILGSFSMSLVPADRGGMAAGAVNTARQLGFAFGIAALGSVFTTRAQSILAGRDIPDPGRVAHAIVGGQTPGLLRAAPAAGRQLLDSAAHAAGVAGVQATFAVAGAVGVIAGLLVTVLMRPGRPRPAASADRPPVAEGAGADGGPGPGSPARSGTGRWATWPAQRR